In Bythopirellula goksoeyrii, a single window of DNA contains:
- a CDS encoding NHL repeat-containing protein has protein sequence MPKLRLHALLLHCFLILLGLAVGCVPHGDRSEAPDLVWGLRGISSGRFQKPRAIAVDDADRLYIVDMTARIQVFDVDGTYLHGWHTPESANGRPSGLTIDRQGRLLVADTHYYQMLVYDSEGNEIPEAKIGGTMGHGPGEFGFVTDAVEDSQGNYYVAEYGDFDRIQKFSPEGEYLLEWGGPGEEPGQFRRPQNLAIDAEDRIWVVDACNHRVQVFDTEGMLLDCWGSEGSEPGKLYYPYDLVLDGKGHIYICEYGNHRIQKFTLDGNSLGCWGSQGRESGQLNNPWALARDSQGRLHVLDSNNHRVQRIIF, from the coding sequence ATGCCGAAACTTCGACTCCACGCGCTGCTCCTACATTGCTTCTTGATATTGCTGGGTCTTGCGGTCGGCTGCGTACCTCACGGCGATCGCAGCGAGGCGCCTGATCTGGTGTGGGGGCTGCGTGGTATCTCCAGCGGTAGATTCCAAAAACCACGAGCGATCGCCGTCGACGACGCGGATCGCCTCTATATCGTCGACATGACCGCCCGCATCCAAGTCTTCGACGTAGACGGAACTTATCTCCATGGATGGCATACCCCCGAAAGCGCCAACGGTCGGCCTTCGGGGCTGACCATTGATCGACAAGGTCGACTCCTGGTGGCCGACACGCATTACTATCAAATGCTGGTTTACGATAGCGAGGGGAATGAAATCCCTGAGGCGAAGATTGGCGGCACCATGGGCCACGGGCCGGGGGAGTTTGGATTCGTCACCGATGCAGTTGAGGACTCTCAAGGGAATTATTACGTCGCCGAGTACGGCGATTTCGATCGGATTCAGAAGTTTTCTCCTGAAGGAGAATATCTGCTCGAATGGGGTGGCCCGGGGGAAGAACCCGGACAGTTTCGCCGTCCGCAGAATCTAGCCATCGACGCGGAAGATAGGATTTGGGTCGTCGATGCCTGCAATCATCGGGTACAAGTATTTGACACCGAGGGAATGCTTCTCGATTGCTGGGGTAGTGAAGGAAGCGAGCCCGGCAAACTATACTATCCCTACGACTTGGTCCTGGACGGCAAAGGACATATCTACATCTGTGAATATGGGAACCATCGAATCCAAAAGTTTACACTCGACGGGAATTCCCTCGGTTGCTGGGGATCGCAGGGGCGAGAATCGGGGCAGCTCAACAATCCCTGGGCTTTAGCTCGTGACAGTCAGGGGCGACTCCATGTACTCGACTCGAACAATCATCGCGTACAGCGAATTATTTTTTAG
- a CDS encoding VWA domain-containing protein, translating into MWQHSFTFDSPAYLLLLLLLPLLWWWSYDSLSGLGHWRRLAALVFRSLVLTAIVLSLADIQYQRRNDQLTVIYLLDQSLSIPTDDRQEMVEFVNNSIMDHQDESRNDRYAVIVFGKDAAVEMPLVNVQLPLPTRTEVLLDPEYTDLATAIQRAKAMFPADAAKRIVILSDGNENLGNARREARSASATGVSIDVVPVMLSARGEVSVEKLDIPANARRGQPFQMRVVMRNDVPEGSAQTVKGKLRVIRKTGDREDPIVEQDVEIAPGKRVFTVPEEIDLPDFYTYEARFSPDDPDADGMIQNNSATAFTHVRGKGHVLLIENWEKQGEFDFLVDRLRSEDITVTVTTTDRLFSSLAELQRYDSIILANVSRSSGTDADNVASFSDDQISMLERNTREMGCGLIMIGGPDTFGAGGWTNTELEKAMPVDFEIKNAKVTPVGALVLMMHAGEMPQANYWQKRIAFESIKMLGSRDYCGLVQWNGNDSWLWGASQGGLIRVGPNRKMMLGRVDQMTIGDMPAFDGAMKMAATAFAGVKDAAVKHMIIISDGDPTPPTTATLNLLKQQQVKVTTVAVGSHGMLGSQEMQKIATFTGGKYYEVKSANALPKIYQRETRRIARPLVYEPKPPVQPLIVGQSEILDGIEGGVPPISGFVLTTVKENPLVEVILRSPQPATEKNATVLANWTYGAGKAAALTTDAGRRWAADWTSWDNYDKFFSQLVRWSMRPTDDAGTFNIATNVRDGSTQVIVTALGEDDEFLNNQSLIGTVVAPDMTSIPFRIEQTAPGRYSGEFPSELAGSYLVVINPGAGKAPIRTGVNVGYSAEYRDFQTNMALLRTLAELAPKDTPPGTLVEAGLKATEADLADEENPFRRDLPPAISNQSIWPWLIVIGSCIFLADVFVRRVQINFLWLTAFLGRIRDKLLHRQREAPVPETIGRLRSKKQEIGQQIERQRSASRFEGTAESTTGSTPVSPEATGRSTQSKRPPQPPQQPEPENQESYTERLLKAKRDVWKDNDGNPPR; encoded by the coding sequence ATGTGGCAACATAGTTTCACCTTCGACAGCCCCGCCTATTTGCTCTTGTTGCTGCTTCTGCCGCTGTTGTGGTGGTGGAGCTACGACAGTCTCTCGGGGCTCGGTCACTGGAGGCGACTAGCCGCGCTCGTGTTTCGTTCGCTGGTACTCACGGCAATCGTCCTCTCGCTGGCCGACATCCAATATCAACGTCGCAATGACCAACTCACAGTCATTTATCTACTGGACCAATCGCTGAGCATTCCGACCGACGATCGGCAGGAGATGGTCGAGTTTGTCAACAACTCGATCATGGATCATCAAGACGAAAGTCGCAACGATCGCTATGCCGTGATTGTGTTTGGCAAAGATGCGGCCGTCGAGATGCCACTGGTGAATGTGCAGCTTCCACTCCCCACTCGGACCGAAGTTCTGCTCGATCCCGAGTACACAGACTTGGCAACGGCTATCCAGCGCGCAAAAGCCATGTTTCCTGCCGATGCCGCCAAGCGAATTGTGATACTTTCAGACGGCAACGAAAATTTGGGCAATGCCCGGCGCGAGGCTCGCTCGGCATCAGCCACCGGGGTGAGCATTGACGTAGTGCCGGTGATGCTCTCGGCTCGAGGTGAAGTGTCGGTCGAAAAGCTCGACATCCCGGCCAATGCCCGGCGGGGACAGCCATTTCAGATGCGCGTGGTGATGCGCAATGACGTACCGGAAGGATCCGCCCAAACCGTGAAAGGAAAACTGCGCGTCATTCGCAAGACAGGCGACCGGGAAGATCCGATTGTCGAGCAAGATGTGGAGATTGCACCCGGGAAGCGAGTTTTCACCGTGCCCGAGGAAATCGATCTGCCGGATTTCTACACTTATGAAGCCCGCTTTTCGCCGGACGATCCGGATGCCGACGGGATGATACAGAACAACTCCGCCACGGCATTTACCCACGTGCGCGGAAAAGGGCATGTCCTGTTGATCGAGAACTGGGAGAAACAGGGCGAGTTCGATTTTCTCGTAGATCGCCTTCGCAGCGAAGACATCACGGTGACTGTCACCACCACCGATCGACTCTTCAGTTCGCTCGCTGAGCTACAGCGCTATGACTCGATCATCCTGGCAAACGTCTCGCGGAGCTCGGGCACCGACGCGGACAATGTGGCCAGCTTCAGCGATGACCAGATCAGCATGCTAGAGCGCAACACTCGAGAGATGGGTTGTGGCCTGATCATGATCGGCGGACCTGATACGTTCGGAGCGGGAGGTTGGACCAACACCGAGTTGGAAAAGGCGATGCCTGTCGATTTTGAAATTAAGAATGCCAAGGTGACCCCGGTCGGTGCCTTGGTATTAATGATGCATGCCGGCGAAATGCCCCAGGCAAACTATTGGCAAAAGCGGATCGCCTTCGAATCGATCAAGATGCTCGGCAGCCGTGACTACTGTGGACTTGTCCAATGGAATGGCAACGATAGTTGGCTCTGGGGTGCCAGCCAGGGGGGCCTCATTCGCGTCGGACCAAATCGCAAGATGATGCTGGGGCGCGTCGATCAAATGACGATCGGCGACATGCCAGCCTTCGACGGTGCGATGAAGATGGCAGCAACCGCTTTTGCTGGGGTCAAAGACGCTGCAGTGAAACACATGATTATCATCAGCGATGGCGATCCAACTCCCCCGACGACGGCGACACTCAACCTGCTTAAACAGCAGCAAGTGAAAGTGACCACTGTGGCAGTCGGCTCGCACGGAATGCTCGGCAGCCAGGAGATGCAGAAGATCGCTACATTCACTGGAGGTAAGTATTACGAAGTGAAGAGCGCCAACGCGCTGCCCAAAATCTATCAGCGCGAAACTCGGCGGATTGCTCGCCCGTTGGTATATGAACCGAAGCCCCCGGTGCAACCTTTAATCGTAGGGCAGAGCGAAATTCTCGACGGCATCGAGGGTGGTGTGCCGCCAATCAGTGGTTTTGTGCTCACAACCGTCAAAGAGAATCCTCTTGTGGAAGTGATTCTCCGTTCTCCGCAACCTGCTACTGAGAAGAATGCGACTGTCCTGGCCAACTGGACCTACGGCGCCGGCAAGGCCGCCGCTCTCACCACCGATGCTGGGAGACGCTGGGCCGCCGATTGGACCAGTTGGGACAACTACGACAAGTTCTTCAGCCAATTGGTCCGCTGGTCGATGCGCCCCACCGACGACGCGGGGACTTTTAATATTGCCACTAATGTCCGCGATGGTTCAACCCAGGTGATCGTCACAGCGCTAGGAGAGGATGATGAGTTTCTTAACAATCAGTCGCTTATCGGCACGGTGGTGGCCCCTGACATGACCTCGATCCCCTTCCGCATCGAGCAAACGGCACCCGGCCGCTACTCGGGCGAGTTCCCGTCGGAGCTGGCTGGTAGCTATCTGGTAGTGATCAACCCGGGAGCAGGAAAAGCCCCCATACGCACAGGCGTGAACGTCGGCTACTCCGCCGAATATCGCGATTTTCAAACCAACATGGCGCTGTTGCGAACTCTGGCAGAACTTGCTCCCAAAGATACCCCACCCGGAACTCTAGTTGAAGCTGGCCTCAAGGCCACCGAGGCGGACCTCGCCGACGAAGAGAATCCGTTCCGCCGCGACTTGCCGCCGGCAATTTCCAATCAGTCGATCTGGCCCTGGCTGATTGTGATCGGAAGTTGCATATTTCTCGCCGATGTTTTTGTTCGCAGGGTGCAGATCAACTTCCTCTGGCTCACCGCCTTCTTGGGGCGAATCCGCGACAAGTTGCTCCATCGCCAACGCGAGGCCCCGGTGCCCGAAACAATCGGACGTTTGCGCAGCAAGAAACAAGAGATCGGTCAACAGATCGAACGTCAACGCTCGGCGAGCCGATTCGAGGGGACCGCGGAGAGTACGACTGGCTCGACGCCCGTGTCCCCGGAAGCTACAGGCAGATCGACGCAATCAAAGAGACCTCCACAACCTCCTCAGCAACCTGAGCCTGAAAACCAGGAGTCTTACACGGAGCGACTTCTTAAAGCGAAACGAGATGTGTGGAAAGACAACGATGGCAATCCACCGAGATGA
- a CDS encoding formylglycine-generating enzyme family protein has protein sequence MKHSNFWSVVLFYFCAFALSSLPAAVADTFGSGANSFEIEFVTVGDPGNVADTTGDPNPAGAVSYTYRIGKFEIPEEAIRKANTLSADAGDPLGITLDSRGLQKPATSVSWFEAARFVNWLNTSTGNTPAYKFDTNGDFQLWNSGDAGYDPTNLFRNRQAKYFLPSADEWYKAAFYDPVSDQWFDFPNGSDTAPNPVSSGIDPNTAVYNQSGPADVMLAGGPSPFGIVGLAGNVFEWEESNFDLQSNNPLGIRGVRGSDWSVTTTFLDLSSSFRNHSLPNNEPTNVGFRVAQIPEPRTATLCFLIVLCMGIKLDACDRLYL, from the coding sequence ATGAAGCATTCAAATTTCTGGTCCGTTGTCTTATTCTATTTCTGTGCTTTCGCTTTGAGTTCACTCCCGGCAGCCGTTGCCGACACATTTGGCAGTGGAGCGAACTCGTTCGAGATCGAGTTTGTCACCGTTGGCGATCCAGGCAATGTGGCAGACACTACGGGAGACCCTAATCCAGCCGGAGCGGTGTCATACACCTATCGGATCGGGAAGTTTGAGATTCCCGAGGAGGCGATTCGCAAGGCCAATACGCTCAGCGCTGATGCTGGTGACCCACTGGGCATCACCCTCGATTCGCGTGGACTCCAAAAACCCGCCACGAGTGTGAGTTGGTTCGAGGCGGCTCGGTTTGTGAATTGGCTCAACACCAGTACGGGGAATACCCCGGCCTACAAGTTCGATACGAATGGTGACTTTCAATTGTGGAACTCTGGTGACGCTGGCTACGATCCAACGAATCTATTCCGTAATCGTCAGGCAAAATACTTTCTGCCTAGTGCCGATGAGTGGTACAAAGCAGCCTTCTATGATCCTGTGAGCGACCAATGGTTTGATTTTCCCAACGGAAGCGATACCGCACCCAATCCGGTTAGCAGCGGGATTGATCCGAATACTGCCGTATACAACCAATCTGGGCCAGCCGATGTTATGTTGGCGGGAGGTCCCAGCCCTTTCGGCATAGTTGGATTAGCTGGCAACGTCTTTGAGTGGGAAGAATCTAATTTTGACTTGCAAAGCAATAATCCTCTAGGTATACGAGGCGTGCGCGGTAGTGACTGGAGCGTTACAACAACATTTCTAGATCTGTCGTCGTCGTTTCGCAATCACTCATTGCCCAACAACGAACCTACGAATGTAGGGTTCCGAGTAGCGCAAATTCCAGAGCCCAGAACAGCCACGCTCTGCTTTCTCATAGTATTGTGTATGGGCATTAAGCTCGATGCTTGCGACAGGCTATATCTTTAA
- a CDS encoding DUF1559 domain-containing protein yields MDTKLRRSNIRSTQDGFTLVELLVVIAIIGVLVALLLPAVQAARESARRTQCINNLRQLGLGMLNFESAKGVFPTAGGAVEQFSNPADLAKAAYGYESASWMYQVLPYIEQQNLANMRRGDGNLNAGFVDTGLSEIPVPTFNCPTRSGRIATIGTDVYALGDYAGVMASWNDPGWDGFQWQDTVAPKPTEEAVVWTGILKKGGQVKNNQNPPQIWKFGEVDFAAIEDGTSNTILLAEKSVQSTFWTVPNSSPWPFWEVYGYYTGADWPIMRQFGALTQGTASPSPEVPIRGDDEKRGGTQSQEFGFGSAHPGIINSVYGDGSTHTISASADLLILDRLGKRADGSVASPEDL; encoded by the coding sequence ATGGATACTAAACTGCGTCGTTCTAACATTCGCTCGACCCAAGATGGTTTTACCCTTGTTGAACTCTTGGTGGTGATCGCCATCATAGGGGTGTTGGTGGCACTTCTGTTACCGGCCGTGCAGGCGGCCAGGGAATCTGCCCGCCGTACGCAATGCATCAATAATCTTCGCCAACTCGGACTGGGAATGCTCAACTTCGAGTCTGCCAAGGGAGTCTTTCCTACGGCTGGAGGAGCGGTGGAGCAGTTTTCCAATCCGGCCGATCTTGCAAAGGCAGCTTACGGCTACGAAAGTGCAAGTTGGATGTATCAGGTGCTTCCGTATATCGAACAACAGAACCTAGCTAATATGCGACGGGGAGATGGCAATCTCAACGCGGGCTTCGTCGATACTGGTCTCTCAGAGATTCCTGTGCCGACCTTTAACTGTCCAACGCGTTCGGGCCGCATCGCGACCATCGGGACCGATGTCTATGCCCTTGGCGACTATGCTGGCGTGATGGCAAGTTGGAATGATCCTGGGTGGGATGGGTTTCAATGGCAGGATACCGTTGCCCCGAAACCCACGGAGGAAGCTGTCGTGTGGACTGGCATCCTAAAGAAGGGTGGCCAAGTGAAAAACAATCAGAATCCTCCCCAGATTTGGAAATTCGGAGAAGTCGATTTTGCAGCGATTGAGGATGGCACTTCCAATACAATTCTCCTCGCCGAAAAATCGGTACAAAGTACTTTCTGGACTGTGCCAAACTCAAGTCCTTGGCCGTTTTGGGAAGTCTATGGTTATTATACCGGGGCCGATTGGCCTATCATGAGACAGTTCGGAGCATTGACCCAAGGCACTGCGAGTCCTTCTCCTGAAGTGCCTATTCGGGGTGACGACGAAAAACGTGGTGGCACACAGTCTCAAGAATTCGGATTCGGGTCAGCCCACCCTGGCATCATCAATTCTGTTTACGGCGACGGTTCGACGCATACTATCTCTGCTTCAGCCGATCTGCTGATCCTTGATCGGCTCGGAAAACGAGCCGATGGGTCGGTCGCATCACCGGAGGATTTGTAA
- the rpiB gene encoding ribose 5-phosphate isomerase B produces the protein MRIAIGSDHRGFHLKEKLASILRSKGHEVEDVGTAVTESVDYPDFAALVARKVSDQAVDRGILICGTGIGMAITANKFPHVRAAPITDEVTAEISRRHNDLNVLCLPADMLSPRAVERMVEVWVDTDFEGGRHARRVDKITEIEKHTLQE, from the coding sequence ATGCGAATTGCAATTGGTAGTGACCATCGAGGTTTCCATCTCAAGGAGAAGCTGGCATCCATCCTTCGTTCCAAAGGACACGAGGTGGAAGATGTCGGCACAGCCGTAACGGAATCGGTCGACTATCCCGATTTTGCTGCGCTCGTGGCCCGAAAGGTGAGCGACCAAGCTGTCGATCGGGGCATCTTGATTTGCGGCACAGGCATTGGCATGGCCATCACCGCCAACAAATTCCCCCATGTGCGGGCCGCTCCCATCACCGATGAGGTAACCGCTGAAATCAGCCGTCGCCACAACGACCTGAATGTGCTCTGCCTCCCCGCCGACATGCTCAGCCCCCGGGCCGTAGAACGCATGGTCGAGGTTTGGGTAGACACCGATTTCGAAGGGGGACGTCACGCCCGCCGGGTGGACAAGATCACCGAGATCGAAAAACACACTCTGCAGGAATAG
- a CDS encoding choice-of-anchor Q domain-containing protein encodes MVNQFLEWMGLRQNAKSSKAKLCDSGKLSSLSNHFGFEVLEERRVLATLTVSLNSDEPFPVEDGELTLREALVYVNGTSVPLAGEFARIDETVDLLGQNDKIEFASSLNGGTITLAKDFFPLQINISRDITIDASELSGGIMIDATGNNSGVFDIRLSSYYGSPEATLKNLTITGGNAGSGGGINFDGTWNPSSTTGDAGILTLDDCTITGNTTSGSGGGIFARRGVLNVTNTIIENNHSYIDGGGVYLHDWLEATISKSKFINNTANFNGGGVAIKKPHTSSSVSQVITIQESEFLVNKAISTSPFSGNGGGIYADLAGFNGSTESTQPKLEIIDSTISGNEASSNGGGIWTCTKYGAEFTLTNSTVSGNTAGTLQEGYPGYPATIVGGHGGGVWIAVVKYQPDADLFDVALVNSTFSDNEALSQGGGVWIGLSGIGTGDDGMLEADLDFLTIAKNQSPEGGGLYSEPDNPLHRITTTLNNSIVSSNVVSDLDSTANNIAGSIELDSSYNLIGPGQVTSSTLTSGAGNIDNSSNDPGLAPLAFNGGPTKTHAPLEGSLAIDAGDPSAIAGVNVPDFDQRGIGFTRVFDGDGVGGAQIDIGAHEVGLARVVNVTISGSESDHDPFSFNDPNDDENDFDGSGIQLRTVPVGGADTVGIKFSENLDQTTIDAASLTLTGLMTHVEPTLASSGGFTFDPDTQEFRWRFDAPLDADQYVIALTDAVMDDFGRQLDGEWINPFSVLTTDSAVSTFPSGDGTAGGDFNFVFTILPGDANLDNDIGGSDFLVWLRNQGGPNHTFVQADFDGDGDTDSADNALRSANYGVNLMFLFYADFDGNGIVDGEDLMIWDMNYDMDNPEHEHGDANHDGAVNGADYLHWSRQVGLELAWVA; translated from the coding sequence TTGGTCAATCAATTTCTTGAATGGATGGGTCTGCGTCAAAATGCGAAGAGCAGTAAAGCGAAGCTTTGTGACTCTGGAAAACTATCTAGTTTATCGAATCATTTTGGATTTGAGGTTCTCGAAGAACGCCGTGTTCTTGCTACTTTGACTGTGAGTTTGAACAGCGATGAACCGTTTCCTGTCGAGGATGGGGAGCTTACCTTGCGTGAAGCACTAGTATACGTCAATGGTACATCAGTGCCACTTGCTGGAGAGTTCGCACGCATCGATGAAACTGTTGATTTACTTGGCCAAAACGACAAGATCGAATTCGCCTCAAGCCTCAACGGCGGCACGATCACGCTTGCCAAGGACTTTTTCCCTCTCCAAATCAATATCAGCCGTGATATTACTATCGACGCCTCAGAATTATCCGGCGGTATTATGATTGATGCTACTGGAAATAATTCTGGGGTTTTTGATATTCGTCTATCGAGCTACTACGGTAGCCCTGAAGCCACTCTTAAGAACCTCACCATCACGGGCGGTAATGCCGGCAGTGGAGGTGGAATCAACTTCGATGGTACTTGGAACCCGTCCTCAACTACTGGCGACGCCGGTATCCTAACGCTGGATGATTGCACAATTACAGGTAATACTACCTCTGGAAGTGGAGGTGGGATCTTTGCAAGGCGTGGAGTGCTCAATGTCACGAACACAATAATTGAGAACAATCATAGTTATATAGATGGTGGTGGCGTTTATTTGCATGACTGGCTCGAAGCGACGATCTCCAAAAGCAAGTTCATTAACAATACTGCGAATTTTAATGGAGGTGGGGTGGCAATCAAAAAACCACATACTTCCAGCAGTGTATCCCAAGTCATAACGATTCAAGAAAGCGAATTCCTGGTGAATAAGGCAATCAGCACCAGTCCGTTTTCCGGTAATGGAGGTGGCATTTATGCTGATTTGGCAGGCTTTAACGGGAGTACCGAGAGTACCCAACCGAAGTTAGAAATCATTGATTCGACGATATCTGGTAACGAAGCCAGCAGTAACGGAGGAGGGATCTGGACCTGTACCAAGTATGGAGCTGAGTTCACCCTGACCAACAGCACCGTATCGGGAAATACTGCTGGTACACTGCAAGAGGGTTACCCAGGCTATCCCGCGACAATAGTGGGAGGTCATGGCGGCGGGGTGTGGATCGCTGTCGTAAAGTACCAACCAGATGCCGATCTTTTCGACGTGGCTCTCGTGAACTCGACATTCTCAGATAACGAGGCACTCAGCCAAGGGGGAGGAGTTTGGATAGGATTGTCTGGCATTGGCACGGGTGATGATGGTATGCTCGAGGCAGATCTTGATTTTCTCACGATTGCCAAGAACCAGTCCCCGGAGGGGGGCGGGTTGTACAGTGAGCCGGACAACCCTCTGCATCGCATCACCACAACCCTGAACAATTCGATTGTCTCCAGCAATGTTGTCTCTGACCTGGACAGTACGGCCAACAACATTGCCGGAAGCATCGAACTCGATTCCAGCTACAATCTAATCGGCCCGGGTCAGGTGACCTCCTCAACTCTTACTAGCGGCGCGGGGAACATTGACAATTCGAGCAACGATCCGGGCTTGGCCCCTTTGGCTTTCAATGGCGGACCTACCAAGACACATGCGCCATTGGAGGGCAGCCTAGCAATCGACGCAGGTGATCCTTCAGCAATCGCGGGAGTAAACGTCCCTGATTTTGACCAACGCGGGATAGGCTTTACTCGTGTTTTTGATGGAGACGGCGTGGGAGGAGCACAGATTGATATCGGAGCCCACGAAGTTGGTCTGGCGCGCGTGGTGAATGTCACCATCAGTGGCTCCGAATCCGACCACGATCCTTTCTCGTTCAATGACCCAAACGACGATGAGAACGATTTCGATGGCTCGGGTATCCAGCTTCGTACAGTGCCAGTGGGTGGGGCGGATACGGTGGGGATCAAATTCAGTGAGAATCTGGATCAGACCACGATTGACGCAGCCAGCTTGACCCTCACAGGTCTCATGACCCATGTGGAGCCGACGCTGGCTTCTTCGGGTGGATTTACCTTCGACCCCGACACTCAGGAATTTCGCTGGAGATTTGATGCACCCCTAGATGCCGATCAGTATGTCATTGCACTCACTGACGCCGTAATGGACGACTTTGGCCGACAACTCGACGGCGAATGGATCAACCCGTTCAGCGTCTTAACTACCGACTCGGCAGTCAGCACCTTTCCCTCTGGCGATGGAACCGCAGGGGGTGATTTCAATTTCGTCTTTACGATCTTGCCGGGGGATGCGAATTTGGACAACGACATTGGCGGGAGTGACTTCCTTGTTTGGTTGAGAAATCAGGGCGGTCCAAATCATACTTTCGTCCAGGCGGATTTCGATGGCGATGGTGATACCGATTCAGCCGACAACGCTTTGAGATCAGCCAACTACGGCGTGAACCTAATGTTCTTGTTCTATGCTGATTTCGACGGCAATGGGATCGTCGACGGCGAAGATCTGATGATTTGGGACATGAACTACGATATGGATAATCCCGAACATGAGCATGGTGATGCCAACCACGATGGGGCGGTCAACGGTGCGGATTATCTTCACTGGTCGAGGCAAGTTGGCCTGGAACTCGCCTGGGTTGCGTGA
- a CDS encoding L-threonylcarbamoyladenylate synthase, protein MPPIVIDLRQAEDTRDVVHRAVQMLAEGKLVIFPTETVYGLGASARNAEAIERIYAAKGRNHDTPLALAIKSAEEAFDYVPRPGKIAERLARRCWPGPVTLVVDNHHEESLLRQLPASVQQAVAPKGSVGLRVPAHQIVLDVLGMLSGPIALTSANLSGKGDAKTAEEALSGLSDHVALVLNDGPCRYGQPSTVVRVTDKSYNCLREGVVGKSALDRLSSMIVLLVCTGNTCRSPMGEALLKKLAAEKFDCPLEELEQHGVVVASAGVAALPGCAASVEAVEFMKEKGIDLSKHESQPLTDKLVRHADLIFAMTNSHRHAILRRWPEASSRTHTLRADGGDIADPIGGPAELYRQCGDQVEAALKERLDSIDFS, encoded by the coding sequence ATGCCGCCAATCGTAATCGATCTACGTCAGGCTGAGGATACGCGGGACGTGGTTCATCGAGCAGTCCAGATGCTCGCAGAAGGGAAATTGGTTATTTTCCCTACGGAGACCGTCTACGGACTCGGAGCCAGTGCCCGAAATGCAGAGGCTATCGAAAGGATTTATGCCGCCAAGGGAAGAAACCACGACACGCCCCTGGCCCTGGCGATCAAGAGTGCCGAAGAAGCTTTCGACTATGTTCCCCGACCAGGCAAAATCGCCGAGCGATTGGCTCGACGGTGCTGGCCTGGACCGGTGACCTTGGTTGTCGACAACCACCATGAAGAGAGCTTGCTCCGTCAGTTACCTGCCTCGGTTCAGCAAGCAGTGGCCCCCAAGGGGTCCGTTGGTCTGCGTGTGCCAGCACACCAGATCGTATTGGATGTGTTGGGTATGCTCTCGGGTCCCATTGCCCTGACTAGCGCTAATCTGTCGGGCAAAGGGGACGCCAAGACTGCAGAGGAGGCCCTCAGCGGACTGAGTGACCATGTGGCCCTGGTCCTCAACGATGGCCCCTGTCGCTACGGCCAGCCGTCAACGGTAGTACGTGTGACCGACAAGTCCTACAATTGTCTGCGTGAGGGAGTTGTGGGAAAAAGCGCTTTGGATCGTTTGTCGAGCATGATCGTACTTTTAGTCTGTACCGGGAACACCTGTCGAAGCCCGATGGGGGAGGCCTTGCTCAAGAAATTGGCAGCGGAGAAGTTTGACTGCCCGCTTGAGGAACTAGAACAACACGGTGTCGTCGTTGCTTCGGCGGGAGTGGCAGCACTGCCCGGTTGTGCCGCGAGTGTCGAAGCGGTCGAGTTTATGAAAGAAAAAGGGATCGATCTATCGAAGCACGAATCACAACCCCTGACAGACAAATTAGTGCGACACGCGGATCTCATTTTTGCGATGACCAATAGCCATCGCCACGCAATCTTGAGGCGTTGGCCTGAGGCTTCGAGTCGTACTCACACACTGCGGGCCGACGGTGGGGACATAGCGGACCCAATTGGGGGGCCAGCAGAACTTTACCGACAATGCGGAGACCAGGTTGAGGCGGCACTCAAGGAAAGACTTGATTCCATTGATTTTTCGTAG